From the Candidatus Cloacimonadota bacterium genome, the window ACCGGCTGTGGCCATAACCTTTGCAGTGCTGCTTGGTGTTGGCGTGGGGCAAAGCTGGTCGAGCCAAAAAACCTCTGCCGGGTACAGGGCAATCTGAAGAAAAGACAGACCTGCGAAAGTTTAAGTTCTATAAATTCAGTAGGTTAAACCAGATAAATGAAACGTATGGAGGGAACAATGAAAAATTGGTTCCTCGTCATTTGGTGTGGATTTGATGTATACAGGGATCAAATCCACACCAAATGACGGGAGGGGTCATGCACAGCAGGGATATCATCACCTTAGGGCTCGGACTGCAGGAACCATGGGAAATCGTCAGCCAGGAGCTGGTCACGGAAACGACACCCCATGAGCTGCGCCTGACCATTCGAGCCCAGCGGGGATCACGCTTTCCCTGCCCGGTGTGTGGTGCGTCCTGCCAGGCCCACGACTACAAGGAGATGACCTGGCGCCATCTCAACTTCTTCCAGCATCACTGCCTCATCACCGCTGCCGTCCCCCGGGTTCGCTGCCCGCAGCACGATGTCCGGCGGATCGAGGTGCCCTGGGCCCGCAAAGGGAGCAAGTTCACCCTGCTGTTCGAGCAGGCGGCCCTGGTTCTGGCCCGGGAGATGCCGGTGCTGACCACGGCCCGCATCCTGGGGATGACCGACAAGAAGCTGTGGCGCATTGTCCTGCATTACGTCAATGCCGCCATGACCAAGCTGGACCTGAGCACCCTCAAGGCCTTTGCCCTGGACGAAACCAAGGCGCACAAGGGGCAGCGGTATGTTACCGTGTTCATTGATCTTGACCGCAAGGAACGGCCGGTTGTCTTTGCGGTTCCCGGCAAGGGCAAGGCGAACCTGAAGGCCTTCAAGGAACACCTGATTGCCCGTGGCGGGAAAGCCGAGAACGTGGTCGAGGTGGTCTCCGACATGTCGGGCGCGTTCATTGCCGGGGTGAAGACTCATTTCACCAACAGTGCCCAGACGGTGGACTGGTTTCATGTGGTGCAGTTGTTCACCAACGCCGTCAAGGACGTTCGCCTTGCCGAGACCAAGGAAACCAGCATGCCCAAGGCCAGCCGCTGGGCCACGCTGAAGAATGCCGAAGGTTCCTTCACCGAAGCGCAGGTTGCCGCCCTGAACGAACTGGTCGCCATGGATCTGCAGACGGCCAAGGCCTGGCGCATCAAAGAGATGCTTCGCTGGGTCCGCCGGGCCGAGTCCAAGCAGGCAGCGAAATGGCGGCTGACCAGGTTTGTCAACGAGG encodes:
- a CDS encoding ISL3 family transposase gives rise to the protein MHSRDIITLGLGLQEPWEIVSQELVTETTPHELRLTIRAQRGSRFPCPVCGASCQAHDYKEMTWRHLNFFQHHCLITAAVPRVRCPQHDVRRIEVPWARKGSKFTLLFEQAALVLAREMPVLTTARILGMTDKKLWRIVLHYVNAAMTKLDLSTLKAFALDETKAHKGQRYVTVFIDLDRKERPVVFAVPGKGKANLKAFKEHLIARGGKAENVVEVVSDMSGAFIAGVKTHFTNSAQTVDWFHVVQLFTNAVKDVRLAETKETSMPKASRWATLKNAEGSFTEAQVAALNELVAMDLQTAKAWRIKEMLRWVRRAESKQAAKWRLTRFVNEARSLAAGIDLLKPVRTALNTVTRHRDAILSRWDSGHSNARLEALNGIFQAAKCRARGYRNDDTFISIIYLLAAPIQQLLKST